Proteins co-encoded in one Enterobacter sp. R4-368 genomic window:
- the glgP gene encoding glycogen phosphorylase, whose amino-acid sequence MNAPFTYASPTLSIEALKHSIAYKLMFTIGKDPAVANRHEWLNATLFAVRDRLVERWLRSTRAQLSQEVRQVYYLSMEFLIGRTLSNALLSLGIYDDVKNALDEMGFDLEELIDEENDPGLGNGGLGRLAACFLDSLATLGLPGRGYGIRYDYGMFKQNIVDGRQKESPDYWLEYGNPWEFKRHNTRYKVRFGGRIQQEGRKSRWVETEEILAVAYDQIIPGYDTDATNTLRLWNAQASSEINLGKFNQGDYFAAVEDKNHSENVSRVLYPDDSTYSGRELRLRQEYFLVSATVQDILSRHYQLHQTFSNLADKIAIHLNDTHPVLSIPELMRLLIDEHKFEWDDAFEVTCQVFSYTNHTLMSEALETWPVDMLGKILPRHLQIIFEINDYFLKTLQEQHPNNTDLLSRTSIIDEASGRRVRMAWLAVVVSHKVNGVSELHSNLMVQSLFADFAEIFPMRFLNVTNGVTPRRWLALANPSLSHVLDENIGRTWRTDLSQLSELEQHIDYPTVNQAVRQAKLENKKRLAVVIAQQLNVVVNPKALFDVQIKRIHEYKRQLMNVLHVIVRYNRIKADPTAQWVPRVNIFAGKAASAYYMAKHIIHLINDVAQVINNDPQIGDKLKVVFIPNYSVSLAQVIIPAADLSEQISLAGTEASGTSNMKFALNGALTIGTLDGANVEMQEHVGEENIFIFGNTADEVEALRRKGYKPREYYEKDEELHQVLTQIATGLFSPQEPGRYRDLVDSLINFGDHYQVLADFRSYIDCQEKVDELYRHPEEWTNKAMRNIANMGYFSSDRTIQEYADYIWHIKPVRL is encoded by the coding sequence ATGAATGCACCTTTTACTTATGCTTCACCTACGTTAAGTATTGAGGCGTTAAAACATTCGATTGCCTACAAACTGATGTTCACCATCGGTAAAGATCCGGCTGTCGCCAATCGCCACGAATGGCTGAACGCCACGCTGTTTGCCGTGCGCGATCGGCTGGTGGAGCGCTGGCTGCGTTCCACCCGTGCGCAGCTCTCTCAGGAAGTGCGCCAGGTTTACTACTTGTCGATGGAGTTTCTGATTGGTCGTACCCTTTCTAACGCCTTGCTCTCACTCGGTATCTATGACGATGTGAAAAATGCGCTGGATGAAATGGGGTTCGATCTTGAAGAGCTGATTGATGAAGAGAACGACCCCGGCCTTGGTAACGGCGGGCTGGGTCGACTGGCGGCCTGCTTCCTGGATTCGCTGGCGACGCTGGGATTGCCCGGTCGCGGCTATGGCATTCGTTACGACTACGGGATGTTCAAGCAGAACATCGTCGACGGGCGGCAGAAAGAGTCGCCGGATTACTGGCTGGAATACGGCAACCCGTGGGAGTTTAAACGCCACAACACGCGCTACAAAGTGCGGTTTGGTGGGCGCATTCAGCAGGAAGGCAGAAAGAGCCGCTGGGTTGAAACCGAAGAGATCCTGGCGGTTGCCTACGATCAGATTATCCCCGGCTACGATACCGATGCGACTAACACGCTGCGTTTGTGGAACGCGCAGGCGAGTAGTGAAATCAACCTCGGCAAATTCAACCAGGGTGACTACTTTGCCGCCGTGGAAGATAAAAACCACTCGGAAAACGTCTCCCGCGTCCTCTACCCGGATGATTCAACCTACTCCGGTCGTGAGTTGCGTCTGCGTCAGGAGTACTTCCTGGTCTCCGCGACGGTGCAGGATATCCTCAGCCGCCACTATCAGCTGCACCAGACTTTTAGCAATCTGGCAGATAAAATCGCCATTCATCTCAACGACACCCACCCGGTGCTGTCGATTCCTGAGCTGATGCGTCTGCTCATTGACGAACATAAATTCGAATGGGATGACGCCTTTGAGGTGACCTGTCAGGTCTTCTCTTACACCAACCACACGCTGATGAGTGAGGCGCTGGAGACCTGGCCGGTGGATATGCTGGGTAAAATTTTGCCGCGCCATCTGCAAATCATCTTTGAAATTAATGATTATTTCCTCAAAACCTTGCAGGAGCAGCATCCGAATAACACCGATTTGTTGAGCCGCACATCGATTATTGACGAAGCCAGCGGACGCCGGGTGCGTATGGCCTGGCTGGCGGTGGTGGTGAGCCATAAAGTGAATGGCGTTTCCGAGCTGCACTCCAATTTAATGGTGCAGTCGCTGTTTGCCGATTTCGCAGAAATCTTCCCGATGCGTTTTCTCAACGTCACTAACGGCGTGACGCCGCGGCGCTGGCTGGCGCTGGCGAACCCGTCGCTTTCGCATGTGCTGGATGAAAATATTGGCCGCACATGGCGTACCGATCTCAGTCAGTTGAGCGAGCTGGAGCAGCATATTGATTACCCGACGGTGAACCAGGCGGTGCGCCAGGCGAAGCTGGAGAATAAAAAGCGGCTGGCGGTCGTTATCGCCCAGCAACTTAATGTGGTAGTGAACCCGAAAGCGCTGTTCGATGTGCAGATCAAACGCATTCATGAATATAAGCGCCAGCTAATGAACGTGTTGCACGTTATTGTTCGCTATAACCGCATCAAGGCCGATCCCACGGCGCAATGGGTGCCGCGCGTCAATATCTTCGCCGGCAAGGCCGCGTCTGCTTACTACATGGCGAAACATATTATCCATCTGATCAACGATGTCGCGCAGGTGATCAACAACGATCCGCAGATTGGTGACAAACTGAAAGTGGTCTTTATCCCCAATTACAGCGTCAGTCTCGCGCAGGTTATTATTCCGGCAGCGGATCTTTCCGAGCAGATTTCACTGGCGGGCACGGAAGCATCCGGCACCAGTAATATGAAGTTTGCCCTCAACGGCGCGCTGACGATTGGCACGCTGGATGGCGCAAATGTTGAGATGCAAGAGCACGTTGGCGAAGAGAATATCTTTATCTTCGGTAACACGGCGGATGAAGTCGAAGCGCTGCGGCGCAAGGGCTATAAGCCGCGTGAATACTACGAGAAAGATGAAGAGTTGCATCAGGTGCTGACGCAAATCGCCACTGGCTTATTCAGCCCGCAGGAACCCGGGCGCTACCGCGATCTCGTCGATTCCTTGATCAACTTTGGCGACCATTATCAGGTACTGGCAGATTTCCGTAGCTATATCGACTGCCAGGAAAAAGTGGATGAGCTTTATCGCCACCCGGAAGAGTGGACCAATAAAGCGATGCGCAACATCGCCAATATGGGGTACTTTTCATCGGATCGCACCATTCAGGAATATGCCGACTATATCTGGCATATCAAACCGGTTCGGCTGTAA
- the glgA gene encoding glycogen synthase GlgA, producing the protein MQVLHVCSEMFPLLKTGGLADVIGALPAAQIAGGVDTRVLLPAFPDIRRGVSDAKVVSRRETFAGHISLLFGHFNGVGIYMIDAPHLYDRPGSPYHDTNLFAYTDNVLRFALLGWVGSEMASGLDPFWRPDVVHAHDWHAGLAPAYLAAKGHPAKSVFTVHNLAYQGMFYAQHMNDIELPLSFFNMHGLEFNGQISFLKAGLYYADHITAVSPTYAREITEPQFAYGMEGLLRQRQQEGRLSGILNGVDEKIWDPATDLLLGARYTRDTLEEKAENKRQLQVAMGLKVNDKVPLFAVVSRLTSQKGLDLVLEALPGLLEQGGQLALLGAGDPVLQEGFLAAAAEHSGQVGVQIGYHEAFSHRIMGGADVILVPSRFEPCGLTQLYGLKYGTLPLVRRTGGLADTVSDSSLENLADGVASGFVFEDSNAWSLLRAIRRAFVLWSRPSLWRFVQRQAMAMDFSWQVAAQSYRDLYFRLK; encoded by the coding sequence ATGCAGGTTTTACATGTATGTTCTGAGATGTTTCCGTTGCTGAAGACCGGGGGTCTGGCAGACGTGATTGGCGCGTTGCCTGCGGCACAAATTGCCGGTGGTGTTGATACTCGCGTTCTGTTACCTGCGTTCCCTGATATTCGTCGTGGCGTGAGCGATGCGAAAGTGGTGTCCCGGCGTGAGACGTTTGCCGGCCACATTTCGCTGTTATTCGGTCACTTCAACGGGGTGGGGATTTACATGATCGATGCGCCGCATCTGTACGATCGGCCCGGGAGTCCCTATCACGACACGAATTTGTTCGCCTATACCGACAACGTACTACGTTTTGCGTTACTCGGTTGGGTCGGCAGCGAAATGGCCAGCGGACTTGATCCATTCTGGCGCCCGGATGTGGTGCACGCGCACGACTGGCATGCAGGGTTGGCACCGGCGTACCTCGCGGCGAAGGGGCATCCGGCCAAGTCGGTGTTTACGGTGCATAACCTAGCCTATCAGGGCATGTTTTATGCACAGCATATGAATGACATCGAACTGCCATTGTCGTTCTTTAATATGCACGGGCTGGAGTTCAACGGACAGATTTCGTTTCTCAAGGCGGGGTTGTATTACGCGGACCATATTACCGCCGTCAGCCCGACGTACGCGCGTGAGATCACCGAACCGCAGTTCGCCTATGGCATGGAAGGATTGTTGCGCCAGCGCCAGCAGGAAGGTCGCCTGAGCGGCATCCTCAATGGCGTGGATGAAAAAATTTGGGATCCGGCCACCGATTTGCTGCTCGGTGCGCGCTACACGCGCGATACGCTGGAAGAAAAAGCGGAAAACAAACGCCAGCTGCAAGTGGCGATGGGGCTGAAAGTGAACGACAAAGTCCCGTTGTTTGCGGTGGTGAGCCGCCTGACCAGCCAGAAAGGGCTGGATCTGGTGCTCGAAGCCTTGCCTGGGCTGCTGGAGCAGGGTGGTCAACTGGCGCTACTCGGCGCGGGCGATCCGGTGTTGCAGGAAGGGTTCCTCGCCGCCGCCGCGGAACACTCCGGGCAGGTGGGGGTGCAGATTGGTTACCACGAAGCGTTCTCGCACCGCATTATGGGCGGGGCGGATGTGATTCTGGTGCCGAGCCGCTTTGAACCCTGCGGCCTGACGCAATTGTATGGCCTCAAGTACGGCACGCTGCCATTAGTGCGCCGCACGGGCGGGCTGGCGGATACGGTTTCCGACAGTTCGCTGGAAAACCTGGCGGATGGCGTCGCCAGCGGTTTTGTGTTTGAAGATAGTAATGCCTGGTCGCTGCTTAGGGCCATCAGGCGTGCTTTCGTGTTGTGGTCCCGTCCATCGCTTTGGCGTTTTGTGCAACGTCAGGCGATGGCGATGGATTTTAGCTGGCAGGTCGCCGCGCAGTCATACCGCGATCTTTACTTTCGGTTGAAATAG
- the glgC gene encoding glucose-1-phosphate adenylyltransferase yields the protein MVRLDKNDPTMLARQLPLKSVALILAGGRGTRLKDLTKKRAKPAVHFGGKFRIIDFALSNCINSGIRRIGVITQYQSHTLIQHIQRGWSFFNNEMNEFVDLLPAQQRVHGENWYRGTADAVTQNLDIIRRYRAEYIVILAGDHIYKQDYSRMLIDHVEKEARCTVACLPVPVHEATAFGVMAVDENDKIIDFVEKPASPPCMPGDDSKALASMGIYIFDAEYLYDLLEQDDENENSSHDFGKDIIPQIVKSGMAYAHPFPLSCVQSDPDAGPYWRDVGTLEAYWKTNLDLASVMPELDMYDQNWPIRTYNQSLPPAKFVQDRSGSHGMTLNSLVSGGCVISGSVVVQSVLFYRVRVNSFCNIDSSVLLPEVWVGRSCRLHRCIIDRGCVIPEGTVIGENAEEDARRFYRSEEGIVLVTREMLRKLKAESI from the coding sequence ATGGTGAGATTAGATAAGAACGACCCAACAATGCTGGCGCGCCAGTTGCCGCTAAAATCCGTTGCCCTGATCCTGGCGGGCGGCCGGGGGACGCGTCTGAAAGATTTAACCAAGAAACGCGCCAAACCGGCGGTGCACTTCGGTGGCAAGTTCCGCATCATCGACTTCGCGCTTTCCAACTGCATTAACTCCGGCATTCGGCGAATTGGCGTCATCACGCAGTACCAGTCGCATACGCTGATTCAACATATTCAGCGCGGCTGGTCGTTTTTTAATAACGAGATGAATGAGTTTGTCGATCTGCTGCCCGCTCAGCAGCGTGTGCATGGTGAAAACTGGTATCGCGGCACGGCGGATGCCGTCACGCAGAATCTCGACATCATTCGTCGTTATCGTGCGGAGTACATCGTCATCCTGGCGGGCGATCACATCTACAAGCAGGACTACTCGCGCATGCTGATTGACCATGTGGAAAAAGAGGCGCGCTGCACCGTTGCCTGCCTGCCGGTGCCCGTACATGAAGCCACCGCTTTTGGCGTAATGGCCGTTGATGAGAACGACAAAATAATCGACTTCGTAGAGAAACCCGCGTCGCCGCCCTGTATGCCAGGTGACGACAGCAAGGCGCTGGCCAGCATGGGGATCTATATTTTTGATGCGGAGTATCTGTACGACCTGCTGGAGCAGGACGATGAGAATGAAAATTCCAGCCATGATTTTGGTAAGGACATCATTCCGCAGATAGTGAAGTCTGGCATGGCGTATGCGCACCCTTTCCCGTTGTCCTGCGTGCAGTCCGATCCTGATGCTGGGCCATACTGGCGGGATGTCGGCACGCTCGAAGCCTACTGGAAAACGAACCTGGATTTAGCCTCGGTGATGCCGGAACTGGACATGTACGATCAAAATTGGCCTATCCGTACCTATAATCAATCTTTACCCCCGGCGAAATTCGTCCAGGACAGGTCGGGCAGCCACGGCATGACGTTGAACTCGCTGGTTTCCGGCGGTTGCGTTATTTCAGGATCGGTTGTTGTGCAGTCGGTGTTGTTCTACCGCGTGCGTGTCAACTCATTCTGCAATATCGACTCTTCGGTCTTGCTGCCGGAAGTGTGGGTGGGGCGCTCCTGTCGCCTCCATCGCTGCATTATCGACAGAGGCTGTGTGATACCGGAAGGCACGGTGATTGGTGAAAATGCGGAAGAAGATGCGCGTCGCTTTTACCGTTCCGAAGAAGGCATTGTGTTGGTCACACGAGAAATGTTGCGCAAATTAAAAGCTGAAAGCATCTGA